From a region of the Cucumis sativus cultivar 9930 chromosome 6, Cucumber_9930_V3, whole genome shotgun sequence genome:
- the LOC101207832 gene encoding pentatricopeptide repeat-containing protein At4g13650 isoform X2 yields the protein MIHVFVAQKSNFQVFCLFRRMLAEGITPNGYTFAGVLKACVGGDIAFNYVKQVHSRTFYYGFDSSPLVANLLIDLYSKNGYIESAKKVFNCICMKDIVTWVAMISGLSQNGLEEEAILLFCDMHASEIFPTPYVLSSVLSASTKIQLFELGEQLHCLVIKWGFHSETYVCNGLVALYSRSRKLISAERIFSTMNSRDGVSYNSLISGLVQQGFSDRALELFTKMQRDCLKPDCITVASLLSACASVGALHKGMQLHSHAIKAGMSADIILEGSLLDLYSKCADVETAHKFFLTTETENIVLWNVMLVAYGQLDNLSDSFEIFRQMQMEGMIPNQFTYPSILRTCTSLGALYLGEQIHTHVIKTGFQLNVYVCSVLIDMYAKYGQLALALRILRRLPEDDVVSWTAMIAGYVQHDMFSEALQLFEEMEYRGIQFDNIGFASAISACAGIRALRQGQQIHAQSYAAGFGADLSINNALISLYARCGRIQEAYLAFEKIGDKNNISWNSLVSGLAQSGYFEEALQVFVRMLRTEAEVNMFTYGSAISAAASLANIKQGQQIHSMVLKTGYDSEREVSNSLISLYAKSGSISDAWREFNDMSERNVISWNAMITGYSQHGCGMEALRLFEEMKVCGIMPNHVTFVGVLSACSHIGLVKEGLDYFESMFKIHDLVPKSEHYVCVVDLLGRAGQLDRAMEYIKEMPIPADAMIWRTLLSACVIHKNIEIGERAAHHLLELEPEDSATYVLISNIYAVSRQWIHRDWSRKLMKDRGVKKEPGRSWIEVKNAVHAFYAGDKLHPLTNQIYEYIGHLNRRTSEIGYVQDSFSLLNESEQGQKDPITHVHSEKLAIAFGLLSLGNNIPIRVMKNLRVCNDCHNWIKYVSKISNRSIIVRDAHRFHHFDGGVCSCKDFW from the coding sequence GGATACACTTTTGCTGGGGTTTTAAAGGCTTGTGTTGGTGGCGACATTGCGTTCAACTATGTAAAACAGGTACATTCTAGGACATTCTATTATGGTTTTGATAGTAGTCCACTTGTTGCTAAtcttttgattgatttgtatTCGAAGAATGGGTACATCGAGTCAGCTAAAAAAGTATTCAATTGCATATGTATGAAGGATATTGTTACTTGGGTAGCTATGATCTCAGGTTTGTCTCAAAATGGACTTGAAGAAGAGGCCATTCTCCTTTTCTGTGACATGCATGCATCAGAAATCTTTCCTACTCCTTATGTACTGTCAAGTGTGTTAAGTGCTTCAACCAAGATACAATTATTTGAATTGGGAGAGCAGCTTCACTGTCTAGTTATTAAGTGGGGATTTCATTCGGAAACATATGTATGTAATGGTCTTGTGGCATTGTACTCCCGTTCCAGGAAATTGATTTCTGCCGAGCGGATATTCAGCACAATGAATTCTAGGGATGGGGTTTCATATAATTCACTAATATCAGGCCTAGTTCAGCAAGGATTTAGTGACAGGGCACTGGAGTTGTTTACTAAAATGCAACGAGATTGTTTGAAACCAGACTGTATTACGGTTGCTAGTCTGTTGAGTGCTTGTGCGTCAGTCGGGGCTCTTCACAAGGGAATGCAATTACACTCACATGCGATAAAAGCTGGAATGTCTGCAGACATTATTCTTGAAGGTTCTCTACTTGATCTTTATTCAAAGTGCGCTGATGTTGAGACGGcccataaattttttcttaccACAGAGACAGAAAACATAGTATTGTGGAATGTGATGCTAGTTGCTTATGGACAATTGGATAATCTTAGTGattcatttgaaatatttagaCAGATGCAAATGGAGGGCATGATACCCAATCAGTTCACCTACCCAAGTATCTTGAGAACTTGTACTTCTTTGGGAGCCTTGTATTTAGGAGAGCAAATCCATACCCATGTTATCAAGACTGGGTTTCAGTTGAATGTCTATGTTTGTAGTGTGCTTATAGATATGTATGCTAAATATGGACAATTAGCGCTTGCTCTTAGAATCCTGAGACGGCTGCCAGAGGACGATGTTGTCTCCTGGACAGCTATGATTGCTGGTTATGTGCAACATGATATGTTTTCTGAAGCACTTCAActttttgaagaaatggaaTATCGAGGAATTCAATTCGACAATATTGGATTTGCCAGTGCCATTAGTGCATGCGCAGGTATCCGGGCACTCCGTCAAGGCCAACAAATTCATGCCCAGTCATATGCGGCTGGATTTGGAGCCGATCTTTCGATCAACAACGCTCTAATTAGTCTATATGCCAGATGTGGTAGAATTCAGGAAGCCTATTTAGcatttgagaaaattggtgataaaaataatatttcttggAATTCGTTGGTTTCAGGATTGGCGCAGAGTGGGTATTTTGAAGAAGCATTGCAGGTATTTGTTCGAATGTTAAGGACCGAAGCAGAAGTTAATATGTTCACATATGGATCTGCAATTAGTGCTGCAGCCAGTCTTGCAAATATAAAGCAAGGGCAGCAAATCCATTCCATGGTTTTGAAAACCGGATACGATTCTGAGAGGGAAGTTTCTAATTCCTTAATTTCATTGTATGCAAAATCTGGTAGCATAAGTGATGCCTGGAGAGAATTCAATGATATGTCAGAAAGAAATGTGATTTCTTGGAATGCCATGATTACTGGCTATTCCCAGCATGGATGCGGTATGGAAGCACTTCGTCTTTTTGAAGAGATGAAGGTGTGCGGAATCATGCCAAATCATGTTACTTTTGTAGGAGTTTTGTCGGCATGCAGCCATATCGGTCTTGTAAAAGAAGGGCTTGATTATTTCGAATCCATGTTTAAAATACATGATTTGGTTCCTAAATCTGAACATTATGTGTGTGTAGTGGATCTCCTTGGTCGGGCTGGTCAGTTGGACCGTGCAATGGAATACATAAAAGAGATGCCTATCCCTGCAGATGCGATGATATGGAGAACGCTTTTAAGTGCTTGTGTTATCCACAAGAATATTGAAATAGGAGAGCGTGCTGCACATCATCTCCTAGAATTGGAACCTGAAGACTCGGCGACCTATGTgctaatatcaaatatatatgctGTTTCTAGACAATGGATTCACAGGGATTGGTCGAGGAAATTGATGAAAGATCGGGGGGTAAAGAAAGAGCCTGGTCGTAGTTGGATTGAAGTTAAGAATGCAGTCCATGCATTCTATGCTGGGGATAAGCTCCATCCACTGACAAATCAGATTTACGAGTATATAGGGCATTTAAATAGACGAACATCTGAAATTGGATATGTGCAAGATAGTTTCAGTCTTTTGAATGAGTCAGAGCAAGGCCAGAAGGATCCAATAACGCATGTTCACAGTGAGAAATTAGCAATTGCTTTTGGACTACTGAGCTTGGGTAATAATATTCCCATACGAGTAATGAAGAATCTTCGTGTCTGTAATGATTGTCATAATTGGATAAAATACGTATCGAAGATTTCAAACCGCTCGATTATAGTGAGGGATGCCCATCGCTTTCATCATTTTGATGGCGGAGTCTGCTCATGTAAAGATTTTTGGTAA
- the LOC101207832 gene encoding pentatricopeptide repeat-containing protein At4g13650 isoform X3, whose translation MAAARVWIKPTSNFRPSFTTMKCIDWIDKTNNVVRVSGVGATNSHSFDQTTLHMEQEVEFPGVLSLPKNVSRRNYSQWIHFCWGFKGLCWWRHCVQLCKTGLSQNGLEEEAILLFCDMHASEIFPTPYVLSSVLSASTKIQLFELGEQLHCLVIKWGFHSETYVCNGLVALYSRSRKLISAERIFSTMNSRDGVSYNSLISGLVQQGFSDRALELFTKMQRDCLKPDCITVASLLSACASVGALHKGMQLHSHAIKAGMSADIILEGSLLDLYSKCADVETAHKFFLTTETENIVLWNVMLVAYGQLDNLSDSFEIFRQMQMEGMIPNQFTYPSILRTCTSLGALYLGEQIHTHVIKTGFQLNVYVCSVLIDMYAKYGQLALALRILRRLPEDDVVSWTAMIAGYVQHDMFSEALQLFEEMEYRGIQFDNIGFASAISACAGIRALRQGQQIHAQSYAAGFGADLSINNALISLYARCGRIQEAYLAFEKIGDKNNISWNSLVSGLAQSGYFEEALQVFVRMLRTEAEVNMFTYGSAISAAASLANIKQGQQIHSMVLKTGYDSEREVSNSLISLYAKSGSISDAWREFNDMSERNVISWNAMITGYSQHGCGMEALRLFEEMKVCGIMPNHVTFVGVLSACSHIGLVKEGLDYFESMFKIHDLVPKSEHYVCVVDLLGRAGQLDRAMEYIKEMPIPADAMIWRTLLSACVIHKNIEIGERAAHHLLELEPEDSATYVLISNIYAVSRQWIHRDWSRKLMKDRGVKKEPGRSWIEVKNAVHAFYAGDKLHPLTNQIYEYIGHLNRRTSEIGYVQDSFSLLNESEQGQKDPITHVHSEKLAIAFGLLSLGNNIPIRVMKNLRVCNDCHNWIKYVSKISNRSIIVRDAHRFHHFDGGVCSCKDFW comes from the exons GGATACACTTTTGCTGGGGTTTTAAAGGCTTGTGTTGGTGGCGACATTGCGTTCAACTATGTAAAACAG GTTTGTCTCAAAATGGACTTGAAGAAGAGGCCATTCTCCTTTTCTGTGACATGCATGCATCAGAAATCTTTCCTACTCCTTATGTACTGTCAAGTGTGTTAAGTGCTTCAACCAAGATACAATTATTTGAATTGGGAGAGCAGCTTCACTGTCTAGTTATTAAGTGGGGATTTCATTCGGAAACATATGTATGTAATGGTCTTGTGGCATTGTACTCCCGTTCCAGGAAATTGATTTCTGCCGAGCGGATATTCAGCACAATGAATTCTAGGGATGGGGTTTCATATAATTCACTAATATCAGGCCTAGTTCAGCAAGGATTTAGTGACAGGGCACTGGAGTTGTTTACTAAAATGCAACGAGATTGTTTGAAACCAGACTGTATTACGGTTGCTAGTCTGTTGAGTGCTTGTGCGTCAGTCGGGGCTCTTCACAAGGGAATGCAATTACACTCACATGCGATAAAAGCTGGAATGTCTGCAGACATTATTCTTGAAGGTTCTCTACTTGATCTTTATTCAAAGTGCGCTGATGTTGAGACGGcccataaattttttcttaccACAGAGACAGAAAACATAGTATTGTGGAATGTGATGCTAGTTGCTTATGGACAATTGGATAATCTTAGTGattcatttgaaatatttagaCAGATGCAAATGGAGGGCATGATACCCAATCAGTTCACCTACCCAAGTATCTTGAGAACTTGTACTTCTTTGGGAGCCTTGTATTTAGGAGAGCAAATCCATACCCATGTTATCAAGACTGGGTTTCAGTTGAATGTCTATGTTTGTAGTGTGCTTATAGATATGTATGCTAAATATGGACAATTAGCGCTTGCTCTTAGAATCCTGAGACGGCTGCCAGAGGACGATGTTGTCTCCTGGACAGCTATGATTGCTGGTTATGTGCAACATGATATGTTTTCTGAAGCACTTCAActttttgaagaaatggaaTATCGAGGAATTCAATTCGACAATATTGGATTTGCCAGTGCCATTAGTGCATGCGCAGGTATCCGGGCACTCCGTCAAGGCCAACAAATTCATGCCCAGTCATATGCGGCTGGATTTGGAGCCGATCTTTCGATCAACAACGCTCTAATTAGTCTATATGCCAGATGTGGTAGAATTCAGGAAGCCTATTTAGcatttgagaaaattggtgataaaaataatatttcttggAATTCGTTGGTTTCAGGATTGGCGCAGAGTGGGTATTTTGAAGAAGCATTGCAGGTATTTGTTCGAATGTTAAGGACCGAAGCAGAAGTTAATATGTTCACATATGGATCTGCAATTAGTGCTGCAGCCAGTCTTGCAAATATAAAGCAAGGGCAGCAAATCCATTCCATGGTTTTGAAAACCGGATACGATTCTGAGAGGGAAGTTTCTAATTCCTTAATTTCATTGTATGCAAAATCTGGTAGCATAAGTGATGCCTGGAGAGAATTCAATGATATGTCAGAAAGAAATGTGATTTCTTGGAATGCCATGATTACTGGCTATTCCCAGCATGGATGCGGTATGGAAGCACTTCGTCTTTTTGAAGAGATGAAGGTGTGCGGAATCATGCCAAATCATGTTACTTTTGTAGGAGTTTTGTCGGCATGCAGCCATATCGGTCTTGTAAAAGAAGGGCTTGATTATTTCGAATCCATGTTTAAAATACATGATTTGGTTCCTAAATCTGAACATTATGTGTGTGTAGTGGATCTCCTTGGTCGGGCTGGTCAGTTGGACCGTGCAATGGAATACATAAAAGAGATGCCTATCCCTGCAGATGCGATGATATGGAGAACGCTTTTAAGTGCTTGTGTTATCCACAAGAATATTGAAATAGGAGAGCGTGCTGCACATCATCTCCTAGAATTGGAACCTGAAGACTCGGCGACCTATGTgctaatatcaaatatatatgctGTTTCTAGACAATGGATTCACAGGGATTGGTCGAGGAAATTGATGAAAGATCGGGGGGTAAAGAAAGAGCCTGGTCGTAGTTGGATTGAAGTTAAGAATGCAGTCCATGCATTCTATGCTGGGGATAAGCTCCATCCACTGACAAATCAGATTTACGAGTATATAGGGCATTTAAATAGACGAACATCTGAAATTGGATATGTGCAAGATAGTTTCAGTCTTTTGAATGAGTCAGAGCAAGGCCAGAAGGATCCAATAACGCATGTTCACAGTGAGAAATTAGCAATTGCTTTTGGACTACTGAGCTTGGGTAATAATATTCCCATACGAGTAATGAAGAATCTTCGTGTCTGTAATGATTGTCATAATTGGATAAAATACGTATCGAAGATTTCAAACCGCTCGATTATAGTGAGGGATGCCCATCGCTTTCATCATTTTGATGGCGGAGTCTGCTCATGTAAAGATTTTTGGTAA